One Ricinus communis isolate WT05 ecotype wild-type chromosome 7, ASM1957865v1, whole genome shotgun sequence genomic region harbors:
- the LOC125370648 gene encoding secreted RxLR effector protein 161-like, which produces MRYFLGLEVLQKPNGIFISQKKYVAEILRRFGMENSNFVHNPIVLGVKLTKDEAGVKVDKTYYKQVVGSLMYLTATHPDMIFMVNLISRYMENPTEMHLQVAKRVLKYLKGTIEFGIFYKKGGDGELHVYSDSDYAGDLEDRKSTSGYIFLLSSGAISWSSKKQPVVSLSTTEAEFIAAASCACQAVVKKGVGKIGPESK; this is translated from the coding sequence ATGAGGTATTTTCTTGGTCTTGAAGTGTTGCAAAAGCCTAATGGAATTTTTATAAGTCAAAAGAAGTATGTTGCAGAAATATTACGAAGGTTTGGGATGGAGAATAGCAATTTTGTGCATAATCCAATTGTTCTTGGTGTTAAGCTTACAAAGGATGAAGCTGGAGTTAAGGTGGACAAAACCTATTACAAGCAAGTTGTGGGTAGTCTGATGTATCTCACCGCAACACATCCTGACATGATATTCATGGTGAATTTAATCAGTAGATATATGGAAAACCCCACAGAAATGCACTTGCAAGTTGCAAAACGAGTGCTAAAATACTTGAAAGGAACGATCGAGTTTGGAATCTTCTACAAGAAGGGAGGAGATGGTGAACTTCATGTTTATTCAGATAGTGATTATGCTGGTGACTTGGAAGATAGGAAGAGCACCTCAGGTTATATTTTTCTGCTGAGCTCAGGAGCTATATCGTGGTCATCCAAAAAACAACCTGTAGTGAGTTTATCCACTACAGAAGCAGAATTCATTGCGGCAGCTTCATGTGCTTGTCAAGCTGTGGTTAAAAAGGGTGTTGGGAAAATTGGGCCAGAATCAAAATAA